ATGTGACGCATGTCGGCGGCAGTCCTGTTGCGGTTGTCCGACAAGGCCTCCACCATCACCGCAACGCCGCCGGGACCGTACCCTTCGTAAACGATATGTTCGTAGTTGTTGCCCCCGTTTTCGCCCGTCGCCTTTTTGATTGCCCGTTCGATATTGTCGTTGGGCATGTTTTGCGAGCGTGCCTTGGCGATGGCCAGGCGCAACCGTTGGTTGTTATTGGGATCCGGGCCGCCTTCCCGTGCGGCGACGAAGATTTCGCGAGCCAGTTTGGCGAATAGTTTGCCCCTCAGTGCGTCTTGCCGTCCTTTACGATGTTGAATGTTTTTCCATTTGGAATGACCAGCCATGTTCCACACCTCTTCCCACAGCGTCATCCGTATTATATTATAAGCCCCAGTCGCGAAGATAACGGAAGTCGACGCCGATCGTGCGGTCTCCCAGCTTCAGAATCACCGGCAGTCGGCGTTTGTACTGATTTCGCACGATCCGGCGGGTCACCCCTTCCACAAAATCGGAAGGGAACCCCAGCTCCGACAGCTGTTCCCGTGTATAGCGACAGTCGATCAAGTAGTACAGGAGACGGTCGACGTCGAAGTAACTGAAACCCAATTCTCCCTCGTCCGTCTGATCCTGCCACAGATCAGCGCTCGGCGGTTTGTTGATGATTTGTTGCGGGACGCCCAGGTAGGCAGATAGTTGGCGTACCTGCGTCTTGTACAGATCCCCGAGCGGATTGACCGCCGACGCCATGTCACCGTATTGGGTTCCGTAACCCAACAACAGCTCCGTCTTGTTGCTGGTACCGATCACCAATGCGTTGTATTGGGCGGACAGGTCATACAAAATCGTCATCCGTTCGCGCGCCATTTTGTTTCCTCGTCTGAGCGGGGTGGCATCGGGAAACCGCTCAAAATAGGCGTCGATCTGCGGAGTGATGTCGATGGTGAGCGACTCCACACCCGTGTCGTCGATCGCCGCCTGCGCATCGGCCAAACTGGACGGACTGCTCGTTTTGTACGGCATCCGCACGGCCGTAACACGATCTTTGCCGAACGCTTCGACGCACAGATACAACGACAGGGCGGAATCGATACCGCCGGATAATCCGAGGATGACCCGGTCAAATCCAGCTTTTTCCACCTCTTCCCGCAGTGCCCGCGTCAAGATAGCGACGGTCAGTTTTTCATTTACCCGTAAATACGGTGCTCGCGCCAACATCTCTTCGATCTTGTTCATGACCGGGTCCCCTCCTCCGTCCGCCGGGCAATGATCCGGTTCAGTTCGCGCGCCGTCAACTCCACATCCTCATCGCGTAACATCGGCATTTGGAAACGGGCCCGGCGAATCTGATCCGGCTTCACGTCAACCAACACCAATTCCGGCTCGAACAAGGCGCCTTGCTTGATCAGACGGCCGAACGGATCGTAGGCCATCGACCCGCCGAAAAAGGTGACGCCGTCCTCAACACCAACACGATGGGCGAAAAAGACGTAAGACCCTTGCAGCATCGCATGATTGGAAAGCAGACGGTGCCACACCTGCTCGGACCCCAGCCCTTCACTTCCCACGCGTCGAGCCGGGGAATTGGACAGAACGATCAGCCATTCCGCCCCGTCCTGGGCCAACAGATACGGCGCCGAAACATGCCACATGTCCTCGCAAATCAACATGCCCATCCGTCCAAATCGGGTCTCGAAGCTGCGGATATTCCGACCACGCCCGAAATACCGGGCTTCGTCAAACATGCCGTACGTGGGCAGATAGACTTTGCGATGGACGTGCACGATCCGGCCGCCGCTCGCATAGACACCGGCATTATACAAAATATGATCCGGACTTTCTTCCACCATCCCGAACACGAGATCCACCTCTTTGGACAGCGATACCATTTCCTGGATCTCGGGATGGTCCATCGTCCGGGCCACTTCATACGTCAAATCTTGCAGTTGATATCCCGTCAAGCTGAGTTCCGGGAAAATAACGAGATCCACTTGCTTCTCCTTCGCTTGCTGGATCATCTCCCGGTGCAATGCGAGATTGCGATCCAACCGTCCCAGTGCGGGACGGATCTGCGCCAACCCTATTCTCATCGATCGGCCTCCTCAAAACAACAAAAAAAGGCTTATGAAATCATTCTTCATGATACCATAAGCCTTCCATGCTACCAAGATCTTATTGTTTCAAGAAATCGCTGCCAATGTTCCCGGTCCCGGACGAGCTGTTTGAGATAGGGCAGGGATTTGACAAGTGCGTATCCTCTCTTCTCTTGGACAAGACCAACCGCTTCCCGGAAAAATTCATTGGGAAACGAAAGCAGAGCGACGAGCAATGTCTTTTCCCCGGCGGAAAGAGGACGAATCGCTTCGTATTCGGCCAGGAGCATCCGATAAATATCCGGTGCCCAGTGATGTTCGGACAGTGTGCGGGACATCAACTGCCATACATCACCCAGCTGGCTGTCATAATCAGCAGTCTCAAAATCGATCAGCCACAACTGTCCTTTTGTGTCCATCACCCAATTGTGACTGGCCAAATCCCGGTGCGCCAAACGGTGAAGACGACGATCCCGCTTCACCCATTTTCGCAGACCCAGCGCGTTCAAACGCGACATTGCCGCCACCCCGGCTTGATAAAAAAATGAACCATATGTTTTCATCAAACTTGCTAACTCGTGGTCCGTATCTCCGAGTGTCGTTATCGTCCGGTAAAACTCGCGCAACCGGGTGTCCAAGCGCTCTTCCAGCAAATATTCCCCCTGATGATATGGACGGGTCTGCAAACCGTCTCCCAACCGATGAAACAAGGCCAGTTGACGCGCCGCTTTCCGTGCATCGGACAACTTTTTGTACGAAGCCGGTTGTCCTGGAATGAGCGGAGTCAACACCCATCGTTTCCCGTCCGTCCGAATCTGCGGCATCAAATGGAAGCCCCGCATTCGCATCTCCCGGTCCACCCATAGCCACCAGTACAGGTGAGCAACGTGCTGCACCCGTTTGGCTACCCAATCACCTCTGGAGGTGCGTACCCGCCATAAGCGCCGAAACGGTTCCGCTCCCCAGACCGGTGTGCCCAGCACATCGGCCACTCGCAGAAGGTCTTTTTCTTTCATACTCCCTTCCCCGTCAATATTCCGCTGATGAACTTTCCGCCGTCTCCACCGCGCTTTCCCATTCAAAAGCGGGTGGTGTCGGAGATTCCTCAACGGCTTTCGTCCGCGAAAGATCAGATTGTTGTCTTGAAGCACGTGGAATCCCCGGTGATTGTGACGGCCAGGCGTGCCAATGAGGCGAGTACATCGGCGGATAATACGTCTGATAATCGGGTGTGTAGGGAAACACTGGCGGATAGAACTCGTACGGGGGATAGGGTATGGGCGGTATGCCGGGATGAAAGGGCCTCGGATAACCTGGGGGCTGAACCGGTGTCGGGATGCGCGGGACTATGGGACGACGGGGGTGAGGGGGGTGAGGGGGAGGATCATTATGGTAGGAAGACTCCTTCTCACCTTGGGTCGATTTTGAGAAGGATGTGTTTTTTACCTTTACCCGACCCGTGGGTATTTTCACTTTGGTTCCCGGTGTCAATCCGTTTCCGTCGCTCAATTGTGGGTTGAGCTCATTCAATTTGTCGATGGAAACACCGTAACGCGCCGACAGGTCATTCAGTGTTTCCCCCGATTGCACAATATGAATTTTCATCCGTTCTTCCCTCCCAAAAAAACTCCGTTGAAAAAGGAACACGCTCCGACGATCCGGAAGCGTCCAGTATCACGGTCGAACGTCTACTTACATCATATGCACCCATGGGCGATTTGCTTACTTTAACAAAAATGTTGCCATTTCGTTGGAGCGTATAGTTGACGAGATCATGCGCAAATCGATATCGTAGGCTTGGAACCCTTTGACAGGAGCGATTCGAGATGAAAATCAAACCGAATCCCGTATGGTTTTTGGTCAGCATGATCTCCTGTGCAACCTTGCTCCTTTTTGCAGTTGGATTTGTTCTCGGTGTCGAAGAGGTCTTGTCGCCACCGGATGAACCGGCCTTCCCTGCTTCTGCCGGTAAACAGGAGCCGACGAGCGTTACTGCCGGCAACGGGCTCCTTGTCGGTATGGGTGATTCACTGACCCGGGGAACGGGCGATCTCTCCGGTAAAGGTTATATCGGTTACGTCCGGGATGCCTTGGAGAAGCAAACTCGGCATCCCATCGGTCTGGTCAATCTGGCGGTCAAAGGTCAGACTTCTACCCAATTGGCTCAACAAACCGATGAACCCCGTGTTCGTCAACTATTGCGTTCTGCCCGCTGGATCACCTTCACCATCGGTGGAAACGACCTGTTCAGGGAAAGCGGTGGTCCGGACCGCATCAATACGGTCGCATCGGAACAAGGCCTCCGGCTCTATGAGCGAAATTTGCAGCACATTCTGGACAATATTCGTAAGTACAATCCGAACGCTCCCGTTTTCGTGTTCGGTTTGTACAACCCGTTCGGAAACTTGACGGGAAAGACCCAAACTTCCCATCTCATCTTGGAGTGGAACGATACACTGCAACGCGTGGCCAATCAGTATCCCCGCGTGGTGGTGGTACCCACGTTCGACCTGTTTCAACTCAATCCCGATCGATACCTGTATACCGACCATTTCCACCCCAATTCGGACGGTTATCGCTTGATGGCACAACGATTGATCCAGGTGATGAATCCGTCAAGCGGAGGTGACACTCATGCCCAATGAATCTACACCCGTCTTGTCAGTCGAGGGCCTCACAAAAACAATCGGTTCGCGTACCATCGTGGATCGCATCTCCTTTGAAGTGAATCCAGGCGAAATCTTTGGCTTTCTCGGACCCAACGGCGCGGGGAAAACGACCACGATCCGTATGCTGGTCGGGTTGATCCGGCCCACTGCAGGATCGATCCACATCGCCGGACATGATTTGCAAAACGACTTTTTGCGTGCGATCCGCCATGTGGGTTGCATCGTGGAAAATCCGGAGATGTACCCCTACCTTACCGGGAGAGAAAACTTGGAGATTTTCGCCCGTATGCAGGGAGACGTCAGCGCGGAGCGAATCGAGGAAGTCGTCCGGTTGGTGGAGCTGGAGCACCGCATCGACGATCGCGTCAACACCTATTCACTCGGTATGCGGCAACGTCTCGGCATTGCCCAAGCCTTGCTGGGGCGTCCCTCGTTGCTTATTTTGGATGAACCGACCAACGGACTGGACCCCGCCGGAATCCGGGAGCTGCGGGCATTTGTCCGGCAATTGGCCAAAACGGAAGGCATCAGCGTGTTCATCTCCAGCCACATTCTGCACGAGGTGCAATTGATGTGCGATCGGGTCGCCATCATCCACCAGGGCCGCTTAGTCAAAACCGGTACCGTCCAGCAATTGTTGGATGGATATCCCCGTGTGGAGTGGCACCTGCGATCCGTTCCGAAAGGCGAACAAGTACTAAGCTCCCTACCCGATGTCGTAATCCTGGACACATCGGAAGACGGTAGCGTGTTGACACAGATGCCAGAAGAGCGAATTGCTCAAGCCAACCGTGCCTTGTTGGAAGCGGGAGTGGACGTGGTCGGCATTGAGCAGAAACGACCCACATTGGAAGACCTATTCCTGGAGACGACGGAGGGGAGCCACATTGCGTAATTTCGCGGGTTTGGTATACAACGAACTGCTGAAAATATTGCGCAAACGGCGAATCCTGGTCGTCCTGCTGATCTTGGCCGTACTGATTCCGGTTTTTACCTACGCTCAGTACCGCACCGTGCAAAATACAGTGAAACAGTTGGGCACCTCCGATTGGCGTGCCGTCGTGCAACAGCAAATCATCGACATGCAAAACCGCTTGTCTTCCAGCCGCGTGCCGGAGGAGTGGAAAAATTGGATTCGTCTCAACATACAGCAACAACAATATTACCTGGATCACAACATCAACCCGACCAGCCCCGGAGCACCCACATTCGTTCGAAAATTTGCGGAAGAATCGTTATCCCTGTTTCTCCCTCTGCTGGTGGTGGTGATCGCATCGGACATGGTTTCGTCCGAGTACGGGGCAGGCACCATCAAATTGCTCCTGACCCGACCGGTTCGCCGCAGTCGTGTGTTGTGGAGCAAGTTCGTCGCCCTGCAGTTGGCCGTGGCGCTGATGTTGCTGTTGAGTGCCATTTTGTCTTATGTGATCTCCGGCGTGTTATTCGGATACTCCGGATGGACGATGCCTGTGTTGACCGGGTTTCAGGAGCGAGGTGGAGAACTGATCTCCGCTCATGTCCATCTGGTGCCGCAATGGCGATATATTCTGATGAGCTATGGACTGGCATGGTTCGCCTGTGCCGCCGTGGCTACCATCTCGCTGATGGTGTCAGTATTGGTGCGCAGCACGGCCGCCAGTATGGGCATCATGATGGCTGCCCTGATTTCGGGTACCCTGCTTTCCCAGCTGGCCCCTTCCTGGTCTGCGCTCAAATATCTCGCTTTCACCAATCTTGAGCTGACCAATTTTCTTTCCGGCTCACCGACGATGGTGGAAGGGTTGACGCTTCCCTTCTCTATCGTCGTGCTGTCCGTCTGGTCCCTGGTCAGTCTCATCGTCGCATTTGCTGTTTTCACCCGACGCGATGTGTTGGCATGAACAACAAACGGGAACCGCATCCTTCCCGATCCGAAGGCCACCGGGTGCGTGTTCCCGTTTATTATCGATATGCCGGCAAATCGAGCAGTTCGGATACCTTGACAAAACGGTATCCCTCGCGGCGCAGTCGCTGGATGATCCTCGGCAGAGCCTGGACCGTGTTTTGCAAATTGCCCCCTCTTCCCGTGGCCGAATGCATCAAAATGATCGATCCGGGGCGAATGTGCGACAACACATTGGTCGCGAGGACCGTCCCCGGAATGCCTGACCAGTCGAGACTGTCCACGTTCCACAAAATGATTTTGTACCCTTCCCCCACTGCCTCCCGGATCACGGTTTCACTCAAAGCACCGTACGGCGGTCGGAAAAAACGGGGCCGCACGTTCCCAACCCGATTCATCTCGTCACTCGCTCTACGCAGTTCCCTTCGGACTTGCCCCGCCGATTGCCGCGACATCTTGGGGTGACTCCATGAGTGATTGCCCACTTCGTGCCCTTCCCGCAACATGCGTTGAAACACTCGCGGATAACGTTGAACCCGTCTGCCGACGACGAAAAAGGTACCTTTGACACTAGTTCGACGCAAGACATTCAGAATCCGCGGAGTGAATACCACATCCGGTCCGTCGTCAAACGTCAGGGCCACTTCCCGTATGTTCATTGGCCCGCGCAAAAAAATATCCCGGGGATAAAGTGAGGCCCAATCAATCGTCCGTGAATAGGGTGGACGTTGTCCGGGCCGCTCCGGCCCACCGGATAGCGGGGGCAACTGACTGATTTCCACCGGCACGGTGGGAATGGGTGGCGGAGCGGAGAACGGAGTGAGCATATAGGGGAAATCCATTTCCGGCCTGGGAACCGGAGAAACTACAGATGGCCATGCGGATGTCATCCAAGGATAATAAGGATTGTCATGACCGAACAAGCCACATCCCCCCGATAATTTGACACGCTTTATCTTATGGGCGGATGGGCGAATCGGTGACAGATCCACTGGAGCGATAATCCCATTATTGTCAATCTCCCGTTTGGTTTCATACGCTGTAAAATCACAAAACAAGGAACGGAGGACCCATGATCACGATTAAAACAGCGGAACAATTGGAAAACATGCGGAAAGCGGGACATTTGCTCGCGTTGTGTCACAAGCAAATCGCCCATCGTATCCGGCCGGGCGTCACAACACGGGAGATCGATTCGTTTGCAGAGCAGTTTTTGGAAAAACATGGTGCCAAACCGGAACAAAAGGGGTACATGGGATACCCGTACGCCACATGCGCATCCGTCAATGACGTGATTTGCCACGGACTTCCCAATAACGAGCCGCTGAAAAACGGTGACATCGTCACGATCGACATGGTGGTCAACTTAAACGGTTGGCTGGCCGATTCTGCCTGGTCCTATCCCGTGGGGACCGTTTCCCCACGCGTACGCCAATTGCTGCAGACCACACTCCGAGCGCTGGAAGCAGGTATCCGCCAAGCAGTGGTTGGAAATCGGATCGGTGACATCGGTCACGCCATCCAATCCTTGGCAGAAAAAGAGGGCTTTTCGGTGGTTCGACAATTTGTGGGTCACGGGATCGGGCAACGGATCCATGAAGAACCTGTCGTACCCCACTTCGGTCGCCCCGGCACCGGCCAGCGTTTGCAAGAAGGCATGGTCATCACCATCGAGCCCATGATCAATATGGGCGATTGGAAAGCCAAAATTGATACCGACGGCTGGACCGCTCGAACAGTGGATGGGCAATGGTCCGCCCAATATGAACACACTGTCGCCATCACATCGAACGGACCACAAATATTGACCAAGTTGTAGCAGCGGTCACCGGTTTTCCACTCGAAGCGGACCAATCCGCATCGGCTGAAAGGACAGCGCCTGGTTCGGTTCCGCTTTGGCATCAATCAATTGATATTGAGGACGGATCGCCCGTTTTTGCAGGTTAATCGGTGCTACGATCAGCGCATCTTTATAAGTATCCACCACAACAACGGGTTGTGGTTTTTTCGCCACCAAATACCACTGTTGATTTTCAGCTACCAATTCACCACTGATCCGTGCAGTGATCACCACCAACACGACAAGCACCAGTGCACTCGCCAGCAATCTCCTTCTGTGCAGACACTCGAAAAGCACCCCGATTGCCACGACGTTGAATATGCAAAGCCCCCACCATTTGTAGGGGTGTTTCCAGTAAAAAAATCCCATCTTGATACTCGTTACAAACCACAACGACAACGGGATCAACAGGGGGAACACAAACCGACCGTACTGATGAATCCATGGAACTTGCAAGGACAAAATACCCAGCAGGCAGATCAACACGATAATACTGACGGATAAGATCAAAGTATTGACGCTGATGTCCGCATACATGGACGGCAGATGGAAATACGCCTTGTACCCGACCTCCGACAGGTACGCGGAAAAGTATCCTAAACCGGTAATTACTCCCAACAACAGTCCTTCCGGCAGAGAAACCCGCAGCGGGCTCACTCGTTCTTTAAACTCATACAGCCATGTTTCCTTTTTCGCTTCCACGTCGGTATCGCACTTCTTCTATTGCGCCATACTGTAAAAAAACGTCTTAGACGCAAGGTGAACAAAATGATGAAATCAACTAACACTAACCACACCGAAATGCGCACCATGCTGCTGTCCTTTGTGGCCATGATGGTGCTGAGTGCTGTCGCGTTTGCTCTCGTTTGGCTACGGATGCCGCCCAATATGGTCGTCCCGGTGCTCTTCGTTTTGGCATTTGTCCAAGTGATTTTGCAACTGTATTCCTTCATGCATCTCAAGGAAAAGAAAAACAATGCTTTTCCCATACTGTTCATCAGTAGCGGCATCTTTTTCGGTTTGGTCTTCGCTTGGTACATGTGGTATACGAAATGATCACGAAGCTTCTGGATAGCTTGGGTGATCCTTTTCTGCTCTTTCCTGTTTCGCTACTACGCTAGCGACGAACGTAAGCCGAGGTGGCGTTCGGTCTGATCACGGCTCAATGGACCTGGACCTTTTGACCCATATAGGCCCGCATCACTTTCCCACTCCCTCCATCTGCGCTCTGGATACAGATAAGGCAGCTTGAAACAAGGGCGCAGGATGGACCAAGCTTCGTTCAGGAAAAAATCACCTGCGATTCCATTCCTGCCGGAACGATGCCTCAGTCGGGCTTCGGAACTCGCTCCACCCGGAATTTCCAGATAGGCACTGGGACGATCCCCTCTCTTGGCACATCGGCTAATCATGCCGGTTGTTGGGGATTGATAGCCTGCAATTCGCGCCACTTTCGATCCAGCAGCGTTTTCGCTTCCCGGACCGCCCGGCTTTTCCAGTGCTCATGCTTTTTCAATACCCACCCGACAACGGGACGGTCTCCCATCCAGATCCGTTCTTCCATGTAAATCTCCCAATGAAAACAGCCGCTTTTTTTCACTTTGGCACGTAACGTGGCACCCGATGAATCTGCTAATTCCAAATAGACCCAGTTCCCCAAAGCGCCCCTGATCTCTACAGTGGTGATTCGGCAGTCGTTGTTGTGCATGGATGTGATGTTCTCCCCTTCATCAGATCACGATGCGTTTCTCTTTTTGTTTTAACGCATGATATAACCGGGTGCAACCGGTCTTTTCCCGTCCCGCTGGTTGAACATGACACCACACAATGATCGGCAAACAATTTTCACTACAATTTTCTAGCAATAAGTTATAAAGATCGAACGGGAAACCCAGGCCTTCAGGGATGCGAGCGAAAACCCGTGAAACTACATCCACCCCGGGCTTGGACGAAGCCGTGGGTGGATGTGGGTTGCCACGCCAGATGAAGCGAGAAACCCCACGGCGACCAATGGGAGTGACTCTGGTGCTTCAGCCGTGGGGGCAAGTCACAATCGCAATGGGATTGGATACACGCATGGTGGATTTAGCCCGGACCATTTAGACCGGGTATTTTATTCAGACAAAAAAGCAAGGGCATAATGCATCCCTTGCTTCTGATGATCCCTTTAAACTTTTGTCATCCGGCGTGTACGCTGACGGTGGATTCGGGGTATACCTTCACACCGTCCACCCGAACCAATCTACGGAACTCTTCCAGCAGTTGGCGCGTGATGGGGCCCGGTTTACCGTCGCCGATCTCCCGACCGTCTACGTTGACGACCGCGATCACTTCGGCGGCGGTTCCGGTCAAAAACGCCTCGTCCGCTACATAGACGTCGTGCCGCGTAAACGGCTCTTCTTTGACCTGGTATTGCAGTTGATGTGCCAGGTCGATAATGGCTTGGCGGGTGATGCCTTCCAGCGCTCCCAAATACCCCGGCGGGGTGTACAGCACACCGCGTTTGACGATGAAGATGTTGTCACCCGAACCTTCCGCCACATATCCGTCGGAATTCAACATCAGGGCTTCACCCACACCCGCGCGGTTCGCTTCGATTTTCACCAAGATATTGTTGAGGTAGTTGAGCGATTTGATCTTCGGATTCAAGGCGTCCGGCACGTTCCGACGGGTCGGAACAGTTACAATATGCAGACCCTTTTCATAGGTCTCCTGCGGGAACAGACTGACTTGATCGGCAATGATGATCACCTCGGGCCGGGCACATTTTTCCGGATCCAAACACAATCCCCCCACGCCGCGCGAGACGATCAGCCGGATGTAGGCATCACGCAATTGGTTTTTCCGCACCGTTTCCACCACGGCTTGTTCCATTTCTTCCAACGTGTAAGGAATGTGGAGCAGGATGGACTTGGCCGATTCATACAGCCGCACGAGATGCTCCCTCAACCGGAACACGTTGCCGTCATATACGCGAATGCCCTCAAACACGCCGTCCCCGTATAGAAAGCCGTGGTCGAACACGGATACTTTGGCATCTTCTTTTCTAACATACTCCCCATTCATGTAAACCCATCGTTCTGTCACTCCAAGACACCTCCAAGAATGGTAAAAATAAAAAAGCCTTTTCCGTGCAGGTCAAACGAAACGTCAGAACCTGCCGCTCGAGGCTTTTATCCCCACGGTGTACACCGGTATCCGGTGTTGATACCGCTCGGTCGCAGACCTTCACCGGTTCGGCGAAGCGGAACCCTAGGTATCCTCCTGACTAAAACAATGATTTCGAATATTGAGGATTATTATAAACCCCCTCCCGCTTGATGTCAACGGGAGAGTGATTGAACAGATTGTGAACGATAGCAAGGATACGATCCCAATACACGCACCTGGCAACCAAACGCCTCGATTTCGGCAATGGCCCCTTTCAGCAGCACATGCTCTCTTTCCATTTCCGCATCGATAATAAAGTAATAGTTCCCCAGACCCGTTTTGGTCGGACGTGATTCGATTTTCGTCAAGTTGATCTTGCGCCAGGCGAATGTAGCCAGCACTTGATGCAGCGCGCCGGGAAAATCACTGGCCAAGGTCACGCACAAACTCGTTTTCCACTGACCGGGCGGTGTGCGGCGTGCTGGCAAAGGGGCGCCCACCGCGATAAAGCGGGTGTAATTGTTTTGGAAGTCTTGTACATCAGCTGCCAGTATGTGCAGGTTATAGCGCTTTGCGGCCTGTCGTGTGCCGATCGCGATCCACGCCTCCACCGGATGCCGGCTCACTTTTTCCGCCGCTTCTGCCGTGCTGTTGGCAAATTCCACCTGTGCCTGCGGATAATGATGGCGCAGATGCAACTGACATTGTGCGACCGCCTGCGGATGGGAGATGATCCTACTCCACGCCTCCTTCGGACGGTTGGCTTGCGCGGGATGAACGAGCAGGCACTGGGTGATCGGATGAACCAATTCACCAACGATGGGGACGTCCACTTGGTGAATCAACCAATCCAGGGTCAGGTTGACCGCCCCTTCAATGGCGTTCTCTACCGGGATCACACCATGCGTGCATTCCCCCCGATCGACAGCCGACAGCACATCCGGGATGGTGGGATACGGCATCATGTGGACGGTCTGATCAGAAAATAGCTGACATGCCGCTTCATGTGTGAATGTGCCTTCCGGTCCCAAATACCCTATCGTCGGTTTCATCGTTCATCTCCTTTTAGATGTTTCTCATGAATGTACCCCATTTTTCGAATGTTGTCAATCGGACAGTTGCCCCATCGGGCCAAGGCTTCAACACTTCGATGTTGACGGGGATGCCCGCCTGACCAAATGCCTTGCGCATAAAGTCCACGAGAGGCTCGGTCTCGCGTGCAAATGCGATCACTGTTGGACCGGCTCCACTCAATGCCGCCCCCCATGCACCGTTTTGCGGTGCCTCTCGCAACACCCGCTCCATTCCAGGGATCAGCGAGGCGCGATAAGGTTGGTGAAAACGATCCCGCATCGCCGTCTGCAACAGTTCCCATTTGCCGGTGAAAAAGGCGGCTGTCAGCAAGTTGGCCCGACTGCTGGCCAACACTGCTTCATTGTGCGGCAACTGAGGCGGCAGCGCCTGCCTCGCCTGGGAAGTTGGCAACGGATATGCGGGGATGGCCGCCACCACATCCCAATCCGGGCAGGGGGCTTGCACAACATCCACCCGCTCTCCGTCCCATGAGCCAATCACCACACCGCCCAGTAGTGATGCGCTCACATTGTCCGGATGACCTTCATGCCTTGTGGCCTTTAGTAGAATTTCCTCCTGATCCCACGGTTCACCCAAAAGATGATTGGCCAACAAAAGGCCCGCGATAATCGCTGATGCACTGCTGCCCAACCCTCTCATCAACGGGATGTCGCTCTCCACTTGAATGTGGAGGGGTGGAGCCGTCTGACCGACAGAGCGGCACGCGCCTTCCACCACCTGTAACAGGAAGTTTCGACCGTCTTGTGGCAATCCTTCAAGATGCGGGCCGATCAATTCCAGCTCCATCCGTTCCGCGGGATACGCCCGGATGCGAAGGAAACGGTTCAAGGCCATCCCAATCGAATCAAACCCCGGGCCCAGGTTGGCGGTGCTGGCCGGCACCGCGATTTCAATGCCCTTGTGCTCACACATGGGAAACACCTTTTTCCTCCAGAATTTCTTCCAGCACCGCATCCATCGTGCAGGGGATCACGCGTGGCTTTACCGCTGCCGCCTCCAATG
Above is a window of Polycladomyces subterraneus DNA encoding:
- a CDS encoding cytochrome C oxidase subunit IV family protein, which codes for MKSTNTNHTEMRTMLLSFVAMMVLSAVAFALVWLRMPPNMVVPVLFVLAFVQVILQLYSFMHLKEKKNNAFPILFISSGIFFGLVFAWYMWYTK
- the pheA gene encoding prephenate dehydratase, with product MKPTIGYLGPEGTFTHEAACQLFSDQTVHMMPYPTIPDVLSAVDRGECTHGVIPVENAIEGAVNLTLDWLIHQVDVPIVGELVHPITQCLLVHPAQANRPKEAWSRIISHPQAVAQCQLHLRHHYPQAQVEFANSTAEAAEKVSRHPVEAWIAIGTRQAAKRYNLHILAADVQDFQNNYTRFIAVGAPLPARRTPPGQWKTSLCVTLASDFPGALHQVLATFAWRKINLTKIESRPTKTGLGNYYFIIDAEMEREHVLLKGAIAEIEAFGCQVRVLGSYPCYRSQSVQSLSR
- the map gene encoding type I methionyl aminopeptidase, with amino-acid sequence MITIKTAEQLENMRKAGHLLALCHKQIAHRIRPGVTTREIDSFAEQFLEKHGAKPEQKGYMGYPYATCASVNDVICHGLPNNEPLKNGDIVTIDMVVNLNGWLADSAWSYPVGTVSPRVRQLLQTTLRALEAGIRQAVVGNRIGDIGHAIQSLAEKEGFSVVRQFVGHGIGQRIHEEPVVPHFGRPGTGQRLQEGMVITIEPMINMGDWKAKIDTDGWTARTVDGQWSAQYEHTVAITSNGPQILTKL
- the ilvE gene encoding branched-chain-amino-acid transaminase, with protein sequence MTERWVYMNGEYVRKEDAKVSVFDHGFLYGDGVFEGIRVYDGNVFRLREHLVRLYESAKSILLHIPYTLEEMEQAVVETVRKNQLRDAYIRLIVSRGVGGLCLDPEKCARPEVIIIADQVSLFPQETYEKGLHIVTVPTRRNVPDALNPKIKSLNYLNNILVKIEANRAGVGEALMLNSDGYVAEGSGDNIFIVKRGVLYTPPGYLGALEGITRQAIIDLAHQLQYQVKEEPFTRHDVYVADEAFLTGTAAEVIAVVNVDGREIGDGKPGPITRQLLEEFRRLVRVDGVKVYPESTVSVHAG
- the thrB gene encoding homoserine kinase translates to MCEHKGIEIAVPASTANLGPGFDSIGMALNRFLRIRAYPAERMELELIGPHLEGLPQDGRNFLLQVVEGACRSVGQTAPPLHIQVESDIPLMRGLGSSASAIIAGLLLANHLLGEPWDQEEILLKATRHEGHPDNVSASLLGGVVIGSWDGERVDVVQAPCPDWDVVAAIPAYPLPTSQARQALPPQLPHNEAVLASSRANLLTAAFFTGKWELLQTAMRDRFHQPYRASLIPGMERVLREAPQNGAWGAALSGAGPTVIAFARETEPLVDFMRKAFGQAGIPVNIEVLKPWPDGATVRLTTFEKWGTFMRNI